A window of the Megalopta genalis isolate 19385.01 chromosome 2, iyMegGena1_principal, whole genome shotgun sequence genome harbors these coding sequences:
- the LOC117229869 gene encoding uncharacterized protein LOC117229869 isoform X2 gives MADNVHRKSHKLSDGSNRKTSNTVHRTTTETIRLGEPEKLYQPVNLTSSSNVTASNQCRKKTSSFQITSVTVGCRMSNDAGEDSNDDLDESHTEDNSVEHSRITDIDIETPSYSEDTFSKEDVFFNTSNAALSTAPVIPTSSQYGLAIVPSEGNNVINSVNDSNINTLDITSVTDNNIINLLSSNAKQDADLREVHSHGRNERFKVVKIESTEPFKRGRWTCMDYLDHTSVNQPTAIGTPKVSDPNEVCISYGVTDSGIVIPDSSKQSVISEDKGIGIDSNGQVSTHQDVHASIGVPSNPTTVTNANYTVNNSIPPNAQHNPTQVQTQQKVQAPTQIPPYFQSTTQQLTSQSQQQQQQQQGGQGSTLPSNLQPTHPNNLTQSQSMPQGAIPIITQTGNNNVTAQQSIPHSKEDAYVTAPNILVTQQQQQQQHAPPPQQQQQQQQLPPSQQQQQQQQQQQPPQPLQTQKPITQISESLTAIPGMQSIQNIHKVPQTGVQQTSSTIHAPGAPVQSQVIPPSQMQPQASGSNAQVQMAQVSASCQNVVGGMQQGSMTFHQSEPEQDSITGIVAASTTQSADTALLESLTEVTQGSDEHHTLEDNESMSGTSAVAIDNKIEQAMDLVKSHLMFAVREEVEVLKEKIAELMDRINQLEAENSILKAHATPETLAQLSQSTTKLPQNSSGNGQ, from the exons ATGGCAGATAATGTACACAGAAAATCGCATAAGCTGTCGGATGGTAGTAATAGAAAGACGTCGAACACAGTGCATCGTACCACCACCGAGACGATTCGGTTAGGAGAGCCAGAGAAGCTGTACCAGCCGGTTAATTTGACCAGCTCCAGCAACGTGACGGCCAGTAATCAGTGTCGGAAAAAGACATCGTCCTTTCAAATAACAAGCGTTACCGTCGGTTGTCGTATGAGCAATGATGCTGGCGAAGATTCAAACGACGATCTGGACGAATCCCACACGGAGGACAATTCCGTGGAACACTCGCGTATCACCGACATTGACATTGAAACGCCTAGTTACTCGGAAGATACTTTTTCTAAAGAAGATGTATTTTTCAATACCAGTAACGCTGCCCTCAGCACCGCTCCGGTGATTCCTACCAGTTCTCAGTATGGTCTGGCGATCGTACCCTCCGAGGgtaataatgttattaattcGGTAAACGACAGCAATATTAATACTCTGGATATCACATCTGTTACCGACAACAATATTATAAACTTACTCTCGAGTAATGCCAAACAAGATGCAGATTTGCGAGAAGTACATTCGCACGGTAGAAATGAGCGGTTTAAAGTGGTTAAAATCGAAAGTACTGAGCCCTTTAAAAGGGGCAGGTGGACTTGCATGGATTATCTAGACCATACGTCAGTTAATCAACCAACTGCGATCGGTACTCCTAAAGTGTCAGATCCAAACGAGGTATGCATATCTTATGGGGTAACAGACAGTGGAATTGTGATACCCGATTCATCCAAACAATCTGTCATCTCCGAGGACAAAGGTATAGGTATAGACTCGAACGGACAAGTTTCCACCCATCAAGATGTGCATGCATCGATTGGCGTACCGAGTAATCCCACAACTGTTACGAATGCTAATTACACGGTAAACAATTCTATTCCTCCTAATGCACAGCATAATCCGACACAAGTTCAAACTCAGCAAAAGGTTCAAGCCCCGACGCAAATTCCTCCGTACTTTCAATCTACAACTCAACAGTTAACATCCCAgtcgcaacaacaacaacaacaacaacaaggaggACAGGGATCCACGTTACCTTCTAATTTGCAGCCCACCCATCCAAATAACTTGACTCAGTCTCAAAGTATGCCCCAAGGTGCTATTCCCATTATAACACAAACTGGTAATAACAATGTGACGGCTCAGCAAAGTATACCTCATTCTAAAGAAGATGCGTATGTGACA GCACCAAACATTCTGGTTacccaacaacaacaacagcaacaacatgcACCACCTCctcagcaacaacagcagcagcaacaacttCCACCTTctcagcagcaacaacaacaacagcagcagcaacagcctCCACAGCCGCTTCAAACTCAAAAGCCAATAACACAAATTTCTGAATCGTTGACTGCCATACCAGGAATGCAGAGCATCCAGAATATACATAAAGTTCCTCAGACAGGTGTACAGCAAACTTCTTCGACCATACATGCTCCTGGAGCACCGGTACAATCTCAAGTCATACCTCCGTCTCAAATGCAACCCCAAGCTTCTGGTAGCAATGCTCAAGTGCAAATGGCGCAAGTATCGGCTAGTTGCCAAAATGTTGTAGGTGGTATGCAACAAGGAAGTATGACATTTCATCAATCAGAACCGGAGCAGGACTCCATTACAGGAATAGTAGCTGCATCCACGACGCAGTCAGCTGATACCGCGCTTCTAGAATCTTTAACCGAAGTTACACAAGGCAGCGATGAACATCACACCCTCGAAGATAACGAAAG TATGTCGGGGACTAGTGCTGTAGCAATTGATAACAAGATTGAGCAAGCCATG GATCTCGTTAAGAGTCATTTGATGTTTGCTGTACGAGAAGAAGTTGAGGTACTGAAGGAAAAAATAGCAGAGCTTATGGATCGCATCAATCAATTGGAAGCTGAAAATTCAATTCTGAAAGCTCACGCGACTCCAGAAACGTTAGCTCAATTGAGCCAATCCACTACAAAATTACCCCAAAACAGTTCAGGAAATGGTCAATAG
- the LOC117229871 gene encoding protein Loquacious isoform X2: MINLLSSKGIISIPCSTTENEKEDETPSQSSMNSSNSSASSQGTFVNYVGSLMEFCVANKLPEPCFNNVSSIGLPHNFTFTMNCSVGSLCKEGSGNIKKVAKQNAAKEVLQSLKVRDIVDELCVQYKNLKLIESTSNNDERTRMTDIYMKIRNVTAVSTKHLLVKDYHLALSDKCENILETQKRDLELGHVRQKCYTKDISVIKSIIKNIFDIPVKTVTIRPKNRKQCIVGVQLRTVPPILQIGISATFKQAEQAALHKLVEYIIIFMK; this comes from the exons atgatcaatttattaTCTTCAAAAGGTATAATATCCATTCCATGTTCAACAACTGAAAATGAGAAAGAAGATGAAACACCTTCGCAAAGTTCTATGAACTCAAGTAATTCTTCCGCATCTTCACAAGGAACATTTGTAAATTATGTGGGATCTTTAATG GAATTTTGTGTTGCAAATAAGTTACCAGAGCCTTGTTTCAATAATGTTTCCTCGATTGGATTACCTCATAATTTTACATTTACAATGAATTGCTCTGTTGGTTCTCTATGCAAAGAAGGGTCTGGAAACATAAAGAAAGTTGCCAAACAGAATGCAGCTAAAGAAGTTTTACAAAGTTTAAAGGTTCGCGATATTGTAGATGAACTGTGTgtacaatataaaaatttaaagttAATCGAGTCCACATCTAATAATGACGAAAGGACCAGAATGACagatatatatatgaaaatCAGAAACGTAACTGCTGTATCTACAAAACATTTACTAGTTAAGGATTATCATCTTGCCCTATCGGACAAATGTGAAAATATTTTAGAAACGCAAAAGCGTGATTTGGAACTTGGACATGTAAGGCAAAAGTGTTACACAAAAGATATATCTGTTATAAAATCcattattaaaaacatttttgACATACCTGTAAAGACTGTTACAATTCGACCAAAGAATCGTAAGCAATGTATAGTTGGAGTTCAGTTGAGAACTGTACCTCCGATCCTTCAAATTGGTATAAGTGCAACTTTTAAACAAGCAGAACAGGCAGCACTACATAAACTGGTTGAATACATCATTATATTCATGAAATGA
- the LOC117229869 gene encoding uncharacterized protein LOC117229869 isoform X1 yields the protein MADNVHRKSHKLSDGSNRKTSNTVHRTTTETIRLGEPEKLYQPVNLTSSSNVTASNQCRKKTSSFQITSVTVGCRMSNDAGEDSNDDLDESHTEDNSVEHSRITDIDIETPSYSEDTFSKEDVFFNTSNAALSTAPVIPTSSQYGLAIVPSEGNNVINSVNDSNINTLDITSVTDNNIINLLSSNAKQDADLREVHSHGRNERFKVVKIESTEPFKRGRWTCMDYLDHTSVNQPTAIGTPKVSDPNEVCISYGVTDSGIVIPDSSKQSVISEDKGIGIDSNGQVSTHQDVHASIGVPSNPTTVTNANYTVNNSIPPNAQHNPTQVQTQQKVQAPTQIPPYFQSTTQQLTSQSQQQQQQQQGGQGSTLPSNLQPTHPNNLTQSQSMPQGAIPIITQTGNNNVTAQQSIPHSKEDAYVTVSTQNQSLPVQTVCQPSVQQPPVPTSQAPNILVTQQQQQQQHAPPPQQQQQQQQLPPSQQQQQQQQQQQPPQPLQTQKPITQISESLTAIPGMQSIQNIHKVPQTGVQQTSSTIHAPGAPVQSQVIPPSQMQPQASGSNAQVQMAQVSASCQNVVGGMQQGSMTFHQSEPEQDSITGIVAASTTQSADTALLESLTEVTQGSDEHHTLEDNESMSGTSAVAIDNKIEQAMDLVKSHLMFAVREEVEVLKEKIAELMDRINQLEAENSILKAHATPETLAQLSQSTTKLPQNSSGNGQ from the exons ATGGCAGATAATGTACACAGAAAATCGCATAAGCTGTCGGATGGTAGTAATAGAAAGACGTCGAACACAGTGCATCGTACCACCACCGAGACGATTCGGTTAGGAGAGCCAGAGAAGCTGTACCAGCCGGTTAATTTGACCAGCTCCAGCAACGTGACGGCCAGTAATCAGTGTCGGAAAAAGACATCGTCCTTTCAAATAACAAGCGTTACCGTCGGTTGTCGTATGAGCAATGATGCTGGCGAAGATTCAAACGACGATCTGGACGAATCCCACACGGAGGACAATTCCGTGGAACACTCGCGTATCACCGACATTGACATTGAAACGCCTAGTTACTCGGAAGATACTTTTTCTAAAGAAGATGTATTTTTCAATACCAGTAACGCTGCCCTCAGCACCGCTCCGGTGATTCCTACCAGTTCTCAGTATGGTCTGGCGATCGTACCCTCCGAGGgtaataatgttattaattcGGTAAACGACAGCAATATTAATACTCTGGATATCACATCTGTTACCGACAACAATATTATAAACTTACTCTCGAGTAATGCCAAACAAGATGCAGATTTGCGAGAAGTACATTCGCACGGTAGAAATGAGCGGTTTAAAGTGGTTAAAATCGAAAGTACTGAGCCCTTTAAAAGGGGCAGGTGGACTTGCATGGATTATCTAGACCATACGTCAGTTAATCAACCAACTGCGATCGGTACTCCTAAAGTGTCAGATCCAAACGAGGTATGCATATCTTATGGGGTAACAGACAGTGGAATTGTGATACCCGATTCATCCAAACAATCTGTCATCTCCGAGGACAAAGGTATAGGTATAGACTCGAACGGACAAGTTTCCACCCATCAAGATGTGCATGCATCGATTGGCGTACCGAGTAATCCCACAACTGTTACGAATGCTAATTACACGGTAAACAATTCTATTCCTCCTAATGCACAGCATAATCCGACACAAGTTCAAACTCAGCAAAAGGTTCAAGCCCCGACGCAAATTCCTCCGTACTTTCAATCTACAACTCAACAGTTAACATCCCAgtcgcaacaacaacaacaacaacaacaaggaggACAGGGATCCACGTTACCTTCTAATTTGCAGCCCACCCATCCAAATAACTTGACTCAGTCTCAAAGTATGCCCCAAGGTGCTATTCCCATTATAACACAAACTGGTAATAACAATGTGACGGCTCAGCAAAGTATACCTCATTCTAAAGAAGATGCGTATGTGACAGTGAGTACTCAGAATCAGTCGTTGCCAGTTCAAACAGTTTGTCAGCCATCTGTTCAGCAACCGCCTGTTCCAACATCTCAGGCACCAAACATTCTGGTTacccaacaacaacaacagcaacaacatgcACCACCTCctcagcaacaacagcagcagcaacaacttCCACCTTctcagcagcaacaacaacaacagcagcagcaacagcctCCACAGCCGCTTCAAACTCAAAAGCCAATAACACAAATTTCTGAATCGTTGACTGCCATACCAGGAATGCAGAGCATCCAGAATATACATAAAGTTCCTCAGACAGGTGTACAGCAAACTTCTTCGACCATACATGCTCCTGGAGCACCGGTACAATCTCAAGTCATACCTCCGTCTCAAATGCAACCCCAAGCTTCTGGTAGCAATGCTCAAGTGCAAATGGCGCAAGTATCGGCTAGTTGCCAAAATGTTGTAGGTGGTATGCAACAAGGAAGTATGACATTTCATCAATCAGAACCGGAGCAGGACTCCATTACAGGAATAGTAGCTGCATCCACGACGCAGTCAGCTGATACCGCGCTTCTAGAATCTTTAACCGAAGTTACACAAGGCAGCGATGAACATCACACCCTCGAAGATAACGAAAG TATGTCGGGGACTAGTGCTGTAGCAATTGATAACAAGATTGAGCAAGCCATG GATCTCGTTAAGAGTCATTTGATGTTTGCTGTACGAGAAGAAGTTGAGGTACTGAAGGAAAAAATAGCAGAGCTTATGGATCGCATCAATCAATTGGAAGCTGAAAATTCAATTCTGAAAGCTCACGCGACTCCAGAAACGTTAGCTCAATTGAGCCAATCCACTACAAAATTACCCCAAAACAGTTCAGGAAATGGTCAATAG
- the LOC117229872 gene encoding replication protein A 14 kDa subunit-like — MARPRVNGRHLAQNVGEEVILLGTIRNKSSNGTNIEIMTTDGVQVSVTLSVPIDGNAEGYIELRGKLNSKSTMACSDYILLPSDVVDKFDIHQYNHLVNLLKVMQSDANWWELVQYE, encoded by the exons ATGGCGAGACCACGTGTTAACGGCCGGCATTTAGCGCAAAATGTTGGAGAAGAAGTAATCTTGCTTGGAACTATAAGAAAC AAATCATCAAACGGTACGAATATAGAAATAATGACAACGGATGGTGTTCAAGTTAGTGTAACTTTGTCAGTTCCTATCGATGGAAATGCAGAAGGATATATAGAATTACGAGGTAAATTAAACTCAAAATCTACAATGGCGTGTAGCGACTATATATTGCTGCCATCTGATGTGGTAGATAAATTTG ATATCCATCAATATAACCATTTGGTTAATTTGTTAAAAGTGATGCAAAGCGATGCAAATTGGTGGGAATTAGTTCAGTATGAATAA
- the LOC117229871 gene encoding protein Loquacious isoform X1, with amino-acid sequence MSNIKTPISILQEKLIKCANSLPVYTEIASTVEFQETKFTNQCTWNEYKVKGVGTTKKEAKQSAAQEMINLLSSKGIISIPCSTTENEKEDETPSQSSMNSSNSSASSQGTFVNYVGSLMEFCVANKLPEPCFNNVSSIGLPHNFTFTMNCSVGSLCKEGSGNIKKVAKQNAAKEVLQSLKVRDIVDELCVQYKNLKLIESTSNNDERTRMTDIYMKIRNVTAVSTKHLLVKDYHLALSDKCENILETQKRDLELGHVRQKCYTKDISVIKSIIKNIFDIPVKTVTIRPKNRKQCIVGVQLRTVPPILQIGISATFKQAEQAALHKLVEYIIIFMK; translated from the exons ATGAGTAACATTAAGACACCTATATCAATTTTACAAGAAAAACTTATAAAATGTGCTAATTCTTTACCTGTGTACACAGAAATTGCTTCTACAGTTGAATTTCAAGAAACTAAATTTACTAATCAATGTACTTGGAATGAATATAAGGTTAAAGGTGTGGGAACCACCAAAAAAGAAGCTAAACAAAGTGCTGCACaagaaatgatcaatttattaTCTTCAAAAGGTATAATATCCATTCCATGTTCAACAACTGAAAATGAGAAAGAAGATGAAACACCTTCGCAAAGTTCTATGAACTCAAGTAATTCTTCCGCATCTTCACAAGGAACATTTGTAAATTATGTGGGATCTTTAATG GAATTTTGTGTTGCAAATAAGTTACCAGAGCCTTGTTTCAATAATGTTTCCTCGATTGGATTACCTCATAATTTTACATTTACAATGAATTGCTCTGTTGGTTCTCTATGCAAAGAAGGGTCTGGAAACATAAAGAAAGTTGCCAAACAGAATGCAGCTAAAGAAGTTTTACAAAGTTTAAAGGTTCGCGATATTGTAGATGAACTGTGTgtacaatataaaaatttaaagttAATCGAGTCCACATCTAATAATGACGAAAGGACCAGAATGACagatatatatatgaaaatCAGAAACGTAACTGCTGTATCTACAAAACATTTACTAGTTAAGGATTATCATCTTGCCCTATCGGACAAATGTGAAAATATTTTAGAAACGCAAAAGCGTGATTTGGAACTTGGACATGTAAGGCAAAAGTGTTACACAAAAGATATATCTGTTATAAAATCcattattaaaaacatttttgACATACCTGTAAAGACTGTTACAATTCGACCAAAGAATCGTAAGCAATGTATAGTTGGAGTTCAGTTGAGAACTGTACCTCCGATCCTTCAAATTGGTATAAGTGCAACTTTTAAACAAGCAGAACAGGCAGCACTACATAAACTGGTTGAATACATCATTATATTCATGAAATGA